Proteins from a single region of Macaca nemestrina isolate mMacNem1 chromosome 13, mMacNem.hap1, whole genome shotgun sequence:
- the LOC105486451 gene encoding N-myc proto-oncogene protein isoform X1 produces MKWQFPKLRSHATTPCICMPPPTPCRRQLVHKRREGGREREAQLPPPSRAVGRVGGLEGRLGNRVRGGAHCLSPRSAPFAHPLRCVCRLQCWRSAPAPAFRAPHGKEAPPVLKRAGRKEVFNRRPGGEPMPSCSASTMPGMICKNPDLEFDSLQPCFYPDEDDFYFGGPDSTPPGEDIWKKFELLPTPPLSPSRGFAEHSSEPPSWVTEMLLENELWGSPAEEDAFGLGGLGGLTPNPVILQDCMWSGFSAREKLERAVSEKLQHGRGPPTAGSTAQSPGAGAASPAGRGHGGAAGAGRAGAALPAELAHPAAECVDPAVVFPFPVNKREPAPMPAAPASAPAVGPAVASGAGVSAPAGAPGVAPPRPGGRQTSGGDHKALSTSGEDTLSDSDDEDDEEEDEEEEIDVVTVEKRRSSSNTKAVTTFTITVRPKNAALGPGRAQSSELILKRCLPIHQQHNYAAPSPYVESEDAPPQKKIKNEVSPRPLKSVIPPKAKSLSPRNSDSEDSERRRNHNILERQRRNDLRSSFLTLRDHVPELVKNEKAAKVVILKKATEYVHSLQAEEHQLLLEKEKLQARQQQLLKKIEHARTC; encoded by the exons ATGAAATGGCAGTTTCCAAAGTTGCGGAGCCACGCCACCACCCCCTGCATCTGcatgccccctcccaccccctgtCGTAGACAGCTTGTACacaaaaggagggagggagggagggagcgagaggCACAACTTCCTCCACCTTCGCGAGCCGTGGGCAGAGTGGGGGGCTTGGAGGGAAGATTGGGGAACCGGGTTAGAGGGGGCGCCCATTGCCTTTCCCCTCGGTCTGCTCCGTTTGCCCACCCTCTCCGGTGTGTCTGTCGGTTGCAGTGTTGGAGGTCGGCGCCGGCCCCCGCCTTCCGCGCCCCCCACGGGAAGGAAGCACCCCCGGTATTAAAACGAGCGGGGCGGAAAGAAGTCTTCAATCGCCGGCCGGGAGGCGAGCCGATGCCGAGCTGCTCCGCGTCCACCATGCCGGGCATGATCTGCAAGAACCCAGACCTCGAGTTTGACTCGCTGCAGCCCTGCTTCTACCCGGACGAAGATGACTTCTACTTCGGCGGCCCCGACTCGACCCCCCCGGGGGAGGACATCTGGAAGAAGTTTGAGCTGCTGCCCACGCCCCCGCTGTCGCCCAGCCGTGGCTTCGCGGAGCACAGCTCCGAGCCCCCGAGCTGGGTCACGGAGATGCTGCTCGAGAACGAGCTGTGGGGCAGCCCGGCCGAGGAGGACGCGTTCGGCCTGGGTGGACTGGGTGGTCTCACCCCCAACCCGGTCATTCTCCAGGACTGCATGTGGAGCGGCTTCTCCGCCCGCGAGAAGCTGGAACGCGCCGTGAGCGAGAAGCTGCAGCACGGCCGCGGGCCGCCGACCGCCGGTTCCACCGCCCAGTCCCCGGGAGCCGGCGCCGCCAGCCCTGCGGGTCGCGGGCACGGCGGGGCTGCGGGAGCCGGCCGCGCCGGGGCCGCCCTGCCCGCCGAGCTCGCCCACCCGGCTGCCGAGTGCGTGGATCCTGCGGTGGTCTTCCCCTTTCCTGTGAACAAGCGCGAGCCAGCGCCCATGCCCGCAGCCCCGGCCAGTGCCCCGGCGGTGGGCCCTGCGGTCGCCTCGGGGGCGGGTGTCTCCGCCCCAGCCGGGGCCCCGGGGGTCGCCCCTCCGCGCCCAGGCGGCCGCCAAACCAGCGGCGGCGACCACAAGGCCCTCAGTACCTCCGGAGAGGACACCCTGAGCGATTCAG atgatgaagatgatgaagaggaagatgaagaggaggaaattgaCGTGGTCACTGTGGAGAAGCGGCGTTCCTCCTCCAACACCAAGGCTGTCACCACATTCACCATCACTGTGCGTCCCAAAAACGCAGCCCTGGGTCCCGGGAGGGCTCAGTCCAGCGAGCTGATCCTCAAACGATGCCTTCCCATCCACCAGCAGCACAACTATGCCGCCCCATCTCCCTACGTGGAGAGTGAGGATGCACCCCCCCAGAAGAAGATAAAGAATGAGGTGTCCCCACGTCCGCTCAAGAGTGTCATCCCCCCAAAGGCTAAGAGCTTGAGCCCCCGAAACTCTGACTCGGAGGACAGTGAGCGTCGCAGGAACCACAACATCCTGGAGCGCCAGCGCCGCAACGACCTTCGGTCCAGCTTTCTCACCCTCAGGGACCACGTGCCGGAGCTGGTCAAGAATGAGAAGGCCGCCAAGGTGGTCATTTTGAAAAAGGCCACCGAGTATGTCCACTCCCTCCAGGCCGAGGAGCACCAGCTTTtgctggaaaaggaaaaattgcAGGCAAGACAGCAGCAGTTGCTAAAGAAAATTGAACACGCTCGGACTTGCTAG
- the LOC105486451 gene encoding N-myc proto-oncogene protein isoform X2, which translates to MPSCSASTMPGMICKNPDLEFDSLQPCFYPDEDDFYFGGPDSTPPGEDIWKKFELLPTPPLSPSRGFAEHSSEPPSWVTEMLLENELWGSPAEEDAFGLGGLGGLTPNPVILQDCMWSGFSAREKLERAVSEKLQHGRGPPTAGSTAQSPGAGAASPAGRGHGGAAGAGRAGAALPAELAHPAAECVDPAVVFPFPVNKREPAPMPAAPASAPAVGPAVASGAGVSAPAGAPGVAPPRPGGRQTSGGDHKALSTSGEDTLSDSDDEDDEEEDEEEEIDVVTVEKRRSSSNTKAVTTFTITVRPKNAALGPGRAQSSELILKRCLPIHQQHNYAAPSPYVESEDAPPQKKIKNEVSPRPLKSVIPPKAKSLSPRNSDSEDSERRRNHNILERQRRNDLRSSFLTLRDHVPELVKNEKAAKVVILKKATEYVHSLQAEEHQLLLEKEKLQARQQQLLKKIEHARTC; encoded by the exons ATGCCGAGCTGCTCCGCGTCCACCATGCCGGGCATGATCTGCAAGAACCCAGACCTCGAGTTTGACTCGCTGCAGCCCTGCTTCTACCCGGACGAAGATGACTTCTACTTCGGCGGCCCCGACTCGACCCCCCCGGGGGAGGACATCTGGAAGAAGTTTGAGCTGCTGCCCACGCCCCCGCTGTCGCCCAGCCGTGGCTTCGCGGAGCACAGCTCCGAGCCCCCGAGCTGGGTCACGGAGATGCTGCTCGAGAACGAGCTGTGGGGCAGCCCGGCCGAGGAGGACGCGTTCGGCCTGGGTGGACTGGGTGGTCTCACCCCCAACCCGGTCATTCTCCAGGACTGCATGTGGAGCGGCTTCTCCGCCCGCGAGAAGCTGGAACGCGCCGTGAGCGAGAAGCTGCAGCACGGCCGCGGGCCGCCGACCGCCGGTTCCACCGCCCAGTCCCCGGGAGCCGGCGCCGCCAGCCCTGCGGGTCGCGGGCACGGCGGGGCTGCGGGAGCCGGCCGCGCCGGGGCCGCCCTGCCCGCCGAGCTCGCCCACCCGGCTGCCGAGTGCGTGGATCCTGCGGTGGTCTTCCCCTTTCCTGTGAACAAGCGCGAGCCAGCGCCCATGCCCGCAGCCCCGGCCAGTGCCCCGGCGGTGGGCCCTGCGGTCGCCTCGGGGGCGGGTGTCTCCGCCCCAGCCGGGGCCCCGGGGGTCGCCCCTCCGCGCCCAGGCGGCCGCCAAACCAGCGGCGGCGACCACAAGGCCCTCAGTACCTCCGGAGAGGACACCCTGAGCGATTCAG atgatgaagatgatgaagaggaagatgaagaggaggaaattgaCGTGGTCACTGTGGAGAAGCGGCGTTCCTCCTCCAACACCAAGGCTGTCACCACATTCACCATCACTGTGCGTCCCAAAAACGCAGCCCTGGGTCCCGGGAGGGCTCAGTCCAGCGAGCTGATCCTCAAACGATGCCTTCCCATCCACCAGCAGCACAACTATGCCGCCCCATCTCCCTACGTGGAGAGTGAGGATGCACCCCCCCAGAAGAAGATAAAGAATGAGGTGTCCCCACGTCCGCTCAAGAGTGTCATCCCCCCAAAGGCTAAGAGCTTGAGCCCCCGAAACTCTGACTCGGAGGACAGTGAGCGTCGCAGGAACCACAACATCCTGGAGCGCCAGCGCCGCAACGACCTTCGGTCCAGCTTTCTCACCCTCAGGGACCACGTGCCGGAGCTGGTCAAGAATGAGAAGGCCGCCAAGGTGGTCATTTTGAAAAAGGCCACCGAGTATGTCCACTCCCTCCAGGCCGAGGAGCACCAGCTTTtgctggaaaaggaaaaattgcAGGCAAGACAGCAGCAGTTGCTAAAGAAAATTGAACACGCTCGGACTTGCTAG
- the LOC105486451 gene encoding N-myc proto-oncogene protein isoform X3, producing the protein MRGAPGNCVGAEQALARRKRAQTVATRGHPRPPAHPETPAQNRLRIPCSRRECWRSAPAPAFRAPHGKEAPPVLKRAGRKEVFNRRPGGEPMPSCSASTMPGMICKNPDLEFDSLQPCFYPDEDDFYFGGPDSTPPGEDIWKKFELLPTPPLSPSRGFAEHSSEPPSWVTEMLLENELWGSPAEEDAFGLGGLGGLTPNPVILQDCMWSGFSAREKLERAVSEKLQHGRGPPTAGSTAQSPGAGAASPAGRGHGGAAGAGRAGAALPAELAHPAAECVDPAVVFPFPVNKREPAPMPAAPASAPAVGPAVASGAGVSAPAGAPGVAPPRPGGRQTSGGDHKALSTSGEDTLSDSDDEDDEEEDEEEEIDVVTVEKRRSSSNTKAVTTFTITVRPKNAALGPGRAQSSELILKRCLPIHQQHNYAAPSPYVESEDAPPQKKIKNEVSPRPLKSVIPPKAKSLSPRNSDSEDSERRRNHNILERQRRNDLRSSFLTLRDHVPELVKNEKAAKVVILKKATEYVHSLQAEEHQLLLEKEKLQARQQQLLKKIEHARTC; encoded by the exons ATGCGGGGGGCTCCTGGGAACTGTGTTGGAGCCGAGCAAGCGCTAGCCAGGCGCAAGCGCGCACAGACTGTAGCCACCCGAGGACACCCCCGCCCCCCGGCCCACCCGGAGACACCCGCGCAGAATCGCCTCCGGATCCCCTGCAGTCGGCGGGAG TGTTGGAGGTCGGCGCCGGCCCCCGCCTTCCGCGCCCCCCACGGGAAGGAAGCACCCCCGGTATTAAAACGAGCGGGGCGGAAAGAAGTCTTCAATCGCCGGCCGGGAGGCGAGCCGATGCCGAGCTGCTCCGCGTCCACCATGCCGGGCATGATCTGCAAGAACCCAGACCTCGAGTTTGACTCGCTGCAGCCCTGCTTCTACCCGGACGAAGATGACTTCTACTTCGGCGGCCCCGACTCGACCCCCCCGGGGGAGGACATCTGGAAGAAGTTTGAGCTGCTGCCCACGCCCCCGCTGTCGCCCAGCCGTGGCTTCGCGGAGCACAGCTCCGAGCCCCCGAGCTGGGTCACGGAGATGCTGCTCGAGAACGAGCTGTGGGGCAGCCCGGCCGAGGAGGACGCGTTCGGCCTGGGTGGACTGGGTGGTCTCACCCCCAACCCGGTCATTCTCCAGGACTGCATGTGGAGCGGCTTCTCCGCCCGCGAGAAGCTGGAACGCGCCGTGAGCGAGAAGCTGCAGCACGGCCGCGGGCCGCCGACCGCCGGTTCCACCGCCCAGTCCCCGGGAGCCGGCGCCGCCAGCCCTGCGGGTCGCGGGCACGGCGGGGCTGCGGGAGCCGGCCGCGCCGGGGCCGCCCTGCCCGCCGAGCTCGCCCACCCGGCTGCCGAGTGCGTGGATCCTGCGGTGGTCTTCCCCTTTCCTGTGAACAAGCGCGAGCCAGCGCCCATGCCCGCAGCCCCGGCCAGTGCCCCGGCGGTGGGCCCTGCGGTCGCCTCGGGGGCGGGTGTCTCCGCCCCAGCCGGGGCCCCGGGGGTCGCCCCTCCGCGCCCAGGCGGCCGCCAAACCAGCGGCGGCGACCACAAGGCCCTCAGTACCTCCGGAGAGGACACCCTGAGCGATTCAG atgatgaagatgatgaagaggaagatgaagaggaggaaattgaCGTGGTCACTGTGGAGAAGCGGCGTTCCTCCTCCAACACCAAGGCTGTCACCACATTCACCATCACTGTGCGTCCCAAAAACGCAGCCCTGGGTCCCGGGAGGGCTCAGTCCAGCGAGCTGATCCTCAAACGATGCCTTCCCATCCACCAGCAGCACAACTATGCCGCCCCATCTCCCTACGTGGAGAGTGAGGATGCACCCCCCCAGAAGAAGATAAAGAATGAGGTGTCCCCACGTCCGCTCAAGAGTGTCATCCCCCCAAAGGCTAAGAGCTTGAGCCCCCGAAACTCTGACTCGGAGGACAGTGAGCGTCGCAGGAACCACAACATCCTGGAGCGCCAGCGCCGCAACGACCTTCGGTCCAGCTTTCTCACCCTCAGGGACCACGTGCCGGAGCTGGTCAAGAATGAGAAGGCCGCCAAGGTGGTCATTTTGAAAAAGGCCACCGAGTATGTCCACTCCCTCCAGGCCGAGGAGCACCAGCTTTtgctggaaaaggaaaaattgcAGGCAAGACAGCAGCAGTTGCTAAAGAAAATTGAACACGCTCGGACTTGCTAG